From the Salminus brasiliensis chromosome 15, fSalBra1.hap2, whole genome shotgun sequence genome, the window ACATGATAAATTTTAGATCCACCGTGTTAAGCAACTGCTAGTAGGCAACATTTCAAGAGTTTATAGACCTTTTGATAAATTGACCATTCCAGGATGTCGTCACTACAGTCTAAGTTTGTGTGGTTACTAAGCAAAGTTGGCCATGTTGAAACACACCACTGATTAAACAGACTCTGTGGCCTTTCTCGGTGTGTGAATGCCATGGCATTCCTGAGCAGAGGGTATGGCATTTCTCTACTATTTATTTAGCTAAAAAAAACTCTATATAAAAAACGTGGGATTACCACACCCAAATATAAAGATAAGGATTGTGTTACGCAGTAGTCAGCATCCAAATGCCTTCAGGACAATACGTCTTTCATCTAAAATAAGAACCATCATACATGGTAGGGTTGGATGAGCAAATGATTCTCTGGTAACCATCAcaacatactgtacatacattAACTTTTGGATTAAACGTCTGTTGggtgaaataaatgaaatttgaAAAGACCATTCACTTCTAAGTTTCTTTGggttatctttttttttttcttcttcttcttcttttttttttttacccattttgAGTTTCCATTCTCAACCAAGAGGAAGATGCCAGGAGACTTGCTTCAAGTCCTCTtccttcctctcctctttcaaaGAAGATTTTCTAAGTAGACTATAGTCAACCTCTGAGGTCTGACTCCCCTCCTGCAATGCACCTGCTACAATAGAATTTCACACAAAGAAAACATCTTCTGCATGACTCTGCTGAAAAGATGTACCCATTCCACAAAAATAAATCTGATGACAATTCAAGTTTAGATTCATTATACTTAAACTGTAGATAAGGGTTGGGTATTAAGAATccatatttaaagcagcattatgtgagaactggtagagtgtgtaagtgtagtGCAGTGAAGACAAATtgccagcccccccccccccaagaatgctacataatgttgctttaatagtTTTCTTACAATTTTAAAAAGGAATTTTAAGTAATCATCCAGACTATAAGATTCCCAACCATTACACACTATTATACTGAAAAATCATTTTATCTTTTTGCTGAAATACTGCTGCAAGCATGGTTcctttaaagtcagtttctctggtttcaGTATTTATTTGTTACCTTGATGTCACTTAATCCACATGTTATTTCTGGCTGCCTTATGGTCGCCAGCATGGGACAACAAAAACTCTGCTTTTAGGAATGTTTGAGATTTAAAATAGTGATCACTGAATTGTGGAGCAGGTACATCAAGTAGCAAAGACAAAACGTATGTATCTCTGATAAGATGAAATACTTGAATTACTTGAAATATCAAGCAAACATGTACAGCCGTTGTAATCTGTTACGGAGGAAAAAATCTAGTTCAAGCTGCCAATGAGAAGAAAGGAACAAAATAGTTATGTTGGAGACATTAGGTGTGAGTGCTGCATGTCTGTGATAGTACTTGGAAAACCTGCCATACTACATATAGTCTCTCGTGCAATACACagttaaacaaaaaaatgttttaatctAATATAGTGATAATGGGACATGCTTTACCTTCTTGATCCAAGCTTGTGGACCACTGTTTGACAGCTCTTCAGATGAAAGCACTTGAGCACCTGTGGAACCAGTGAAAAGACCAGGGATTGTGTTGGATTGGGCCCAAGCATCCACCTATAAAAACACAACAGATTATGTCAAAATAAGAACAATTTAGAGAATATGGATATAGGTTCTAAACTTAATCATctgtatttctttaaaaaagcaACATCCTTGTGACTTGGTAGATCACTCTTTTTCACACCTCTTTTATTGAATATTTGTCTTGAGCGGTTTCAGATTTCACATTAAGGTTTCTCACAGCCTCCATTCTTTTattacttaattttttttatctagCACACTGGAGTTACTCTTGTTGTTGCAGGAAGGTTCAACACAGTCTACAAGGCTCTcataaaaacattgtttttctggCCTGATTAAAGCTGTCATATATTTTTGTCATCGCAGAACATGAATGTCCACTGTACCTGCTCTTGAGCACGGTTAAGCATGCACATGGCGTTGATGTCAAATGGGTTCTCTGCCAGTCTTTTCTGGGCAACTGCCCTTTCACTGACTGCCAGGGTAATGTCCACCGGCTAAAGTCATAAAATAACAAAGGTTAAAATTGCATAGAACTTACTTGAATCTGTCATCATAGTGCCACAGAGAGAACCAACCTGTGAAGGTGCCTCTGGAAAGACACTGTCATTATCCTTGCTTTGATCTTCAGACCCAGTAGACGCTAAAGATGACCCCGCTTTGTCGTTTTTTTTGTCCACTGGTACCCATTCCCCATACGCCCCATCTCCCTCCTTCTTGCGGTGCTGTGACCCTGAAGATACCGGGAACTCCTTTGCAAAAGCAGCCTCTGATCTTACTGAAGGCTTCACTGAGGGGTTCTGAAGGAAGGGGGAAGGAACATGGCGGCACAGGAGGGGAGGGGGTTACTGCAAAATTAGGGAAATATAGAAATGTATTCAATCAAATGTATGGTTGAAGAAAAACAAGTTTACAAACTACAAATGCAAAGAATGTGTTGTTCAAACAGAAGAAACAAATTACAGTAATCAATTTGTAGTCTGTAACAGTTATCTTCAACCATTCACAAAGTCGAGTACATATCCAATTATAGACCTCAAGTCACAAAAATTATTGCCAGGGACCAACGGAGATCCTgatttgaacaaaagacagaacagaaaataaaaaaaaaaaaatagtaacaCTGCTGTGTGGTACGGCACGATAAAGATAACAATCCAAATCCAGAACAATCCACACCCTAGTCGAATATTTGCGTCTATAGGAAGGttcctctctctgctctgtgaGCCTCTGCATGGGGCTATCGACTTCACAACCACCAAACATTCAACTTTCTTCATACATCATTTAGCATAACTGCTTTTAACAGCAGTTAACTACACAGAGCCTAAGAACAATAGTAAAGTAGACATATAGTGCCATCTCATCTTTAGGTACACTAACTTTGTTTCTTCttgtttatttgcacattttccACTTCTCAATAAGGACAACCTCAAGTTAATCATTCATCTGAAGGATGTAGTCACTAACAAAAGGAAATACATACACAGAGACTGAAAGTAATGCCCTTATTCTCCTTAAGGGCAACTCCTCCAAACGGCTTTTCATCTTCCTCGTCATCTGACACATGTGGTTTTGCAATAGCCATCTCCTCTTTACTCTCTGCAATctttttgcatttctgaaaGGAAAgacaacatttaaatatttaattattatctGGGTATTAATACAACAGGAGAACAGGAAGGATTTTGGATGCTGTGCACTTACTTCTGTTAGCTCCTTAATACTATAGCTGTTGGCCTGCTTTGTTACTTTTCTTTTAGCTTCCTCAATAGAAGCCAGGTTTGGTGTGGCCGAAGGTGGAGGCTTGTTGGTGATTGTGGGCAATGGGGCCAACTGTGGCATCGTTGCAAGGGCTCCCATGCTGGACAGAGCAGCAGTCATGGTGGCAGCAGTCATGCTAGCCATAGCAGCATTCATGGTCATGTTTGACACCCCTTGTACACCCATGGGGAGATTAACAGGTAGCGGCAGGGGTAAGGACAAAGGTGTGGGATTTGGAGTTGGCAATGGCAGCTGAAGGATGGCTTTGGGCCTAAGGCTTTCTGGAATAGGCATCCCAGCCTTAGCACACATGgcagctgcattagccttgGCAATTTCGAGCAACTGATCTTTATCTGTAAATGGAAGATTGTAGCAAATGGAAGAAAATGTCATTTACAGTTTTGATTAGATAGGGATTGAATAAACATTTTACCTAATGCTTTGGACTGTAGCTAGTACACCCTAAGCtgcatttaatattttatataacaaattctatataacatatatagCTAGCTGCTCTAAGCAGAAAGAGACTTATTTAAACTGCAGTGTACATTAGGAATAAATATTGTCATTCACTTCAGTGTGTGCTCTGGGATGAAGCAGTTTTGAGTAGCAGAAATTATAAGATAACATTGGGAAATGGTTATTGGTGTTTTGAATGGGAAAACCTAGCCAAGAATGACAATTACATTTCAAAAGCCTAAAGACCCCAAAACAATAAAGGACAATCTAGAAAAAACACTATTTCTATGGTCAACAGGGGTTTGCAACCAAACTGACAgataaaacaaaagaaacattctgaaaatatgCTTCCTTACCAAGCTCAGTAAGGCGTGGTGGTGTCTTGCTGGTGCTACGGCGAGTTCGAGAAGTTGATCTTTTCTTCCGCAGGATGAGGACAGGAGAATGGCTTGGTTCTCTCTTCCACCGATCACGCTGACTAAACATTCGGTTCCTGAAACCTCCTCTCCTACGCCGAGATCCAGATCTAGACCTTCTTGACCGAGAGCGTGATCTGCGTCTTGATCTTGACCTCCTATCTGGGGTCCGAGACCGTTTCCTTTTATCTGGTGAATGGGACTTTGATTGCTTAGTTTTTGGCGACTTGGATTTAGAATGCCTAGCCCGTGTTCTAGATTTAGATCTTTTCCTTTGTGAAGGAGACATCTTTGATATCCTCTTGCTGTTCCTGGACAATGACCTTGACCTCCTTTGTTTTACTGGAGATCTGGAACTTGATCGCTTTCTTGAGGTTGATTTTGAGCACCTTTGAGGAGATGGTGATGAGGACTCTGATCTCGATTTGGAATGTTTAACTTGGGTGTCTTTTAATTCTATACTAGaaatttcatcttttttttttgtcttgaggACAACCTCCAAATTGCTAGACTTATCTGAGGTATATGCAGAAATATCTTTGACAATGAAAGGCAGCTCAGGTGTAATGCACTTCAATGAAGGTTTAGTCTCAGAAGACCCAGACGCAATTGTAGTAGAAGAGCGATCATCCAAAAAAGGAACTGGTCTCCATGATCCCTTAACCTGTCCATCACTGATAGTGCCATCTTTAGCCTCCTCAACAGTTCTGATAGAGTTCGCAGGTGGTGTCTGACTTTTATCTTTGCCTACTTTTTCTGTTACAAGTTCTATTTCAGAGCTAACCTTGTTCTTTGATTCTGGAACCTCATCCTTCTTTTGTGACTCATTCTTACTTAGTTTATCTTTTATAAACGACTGAGATTTTGACCGGGACCTTGATGTACTATGTCTTGCCTGTGTTTGAGACCTAGACTTAGAATTCCTTGAACAGTGACGTGAAGCAGATCTAGATGTTGATCGAGAGCTCCTTTTCTTCTTTAAGACCGCTGTAGACCTCGATCTTGACCTACTTCGCTCAGACCTTGACCTGGACCTTGAATGTCGAGATCTGGACCGTCTATTGTGCCTTTGTGATCCTGACCTGGATCTACTACGCCATCTATGCTGTGGAGACTTCCTCCTTGGACTTTTTCTTGAATGAGACTTAGACTTTGATCTCTGTGACCGTCTGGGTGACCGGGATCTGGACCTATgccttgactttcttttttttgatcTGGAGCGTGAGTGCTGCATTCGTAAACTTCTCTTGTGTCTAGATGTTTTAGAGTGACTAgagctttgttttctttcatggTCTCCTTCTATCCTCTTGTTCTTATCAGCAGCGGTCTCAAGTTTAGGAATAATGTCAGGTAAATCTGGAGAAACCTTAAAATTACTTGCATTACCAAGTTCAGACTTTGACAGTACCTCTCCAGTTGACAACTCGGTAGTTCCACTGAAAAGTTTTGATTCATACTCAGACTCTGAATCAGAGGCAGAAGAGCTCCCAGACCGGGagccagattttttttctttttctacttctttctgtttcttctttttcttcctcttcttcttcttaacaCTGATAAACACAGTAAGAGCATGTACATTAATTTTCAGACCACTGTGCACTGTTTCAAAACGTAAACACTTGCAGGCCTGCGATTCAAAATGTACTGAATCTCAACATCGGTTTATTAAAGTCAGTGTGTCGTTACATACTctattaaataaagaaaaaaatctattaACTAAATTAATCTGTTGTAGGCACGAATGTGTCATACCTTCCTTGATTTTCTCCATCCGATTCTGACTCTGAGCTGCTTTCCCTTTCCTCCTTacgtttcttcttcttctttttgcttttgtgttttttgtgctttttagaTTTCTTGTGTTTAGTGCTGGACTCCTCTTTGGTACTGCTGTCCTGGGAAAATGGATGTGTGGCTTTATCTGAAagataacaaacaaacaaaaagaaaaaggtcaTTTTGTTTACAGAGTGTCTGTTTGGTAGAGCAGGCAATAAAACATACAGCTGACTCACCTGTTATACTGCAGGTTTCAAGAGGAGGTGCTTTTTTCTTCAGTCCAGTCCCCAGGTCACAGAGTGAATCTACATCAGCAGTGCTTACTTGGCCAGTATGACTGGGGggggtaaatatttatttttttaattatataactATTCATTACCGCATCATTGAACGCTGAATAAACATTTCACACATACTCATGACACGTGCTCTGTTTTAGTGGCATTACAACATTCGGCAACCCTGGCAAACAGACTGACCACTATGTTTTCTTACTATATCACGGCCAGGAAATTCTACTAAACAGGGCTGTGTACATGTAACCTCAAACATTTATGTCATGTGTTAAAAACCCTAACAAACTATGCAGCATGTTATCATAAGTATACTAATGGCCAAATGTTTACCACTGAGAACCtggtgttggctgttttcattAATGCAACTTTCTTCACGAATGGCCACACATGACGGGGATAAGCTGACCTTTTCAACGCCCAAAGATTTTAGCTAGCTACAGAGGCAACATTCAGAAACAGTAACCTTGAAAAGGCACACCACAAAACTGAGGTAATAATATTTACCAACTACAGCATTGTAAGAAAGCACTGTAcacttagctagctaaccagtaAAGTAACGTCAACACAgaagctagtgctagctacctTTTTCTAACCACAAAGGTTTTTAGACAAGGCTGTCAGCAAGTAGTGCTCGTCAACTAGCAGCATGGTGTTGGGCGATTCCACAATTGTAGATATACTTTTATAGCTGGCCAGCTAGCTAGATAACTGCTACCTTCGCCAGTATCTCACAGTTTTTGGTAGCTAGCTACGCCTGCTGCTGTTAGCTAGCCGTTAAAACTCTGCCGCTACACCACTACTCAGTATTTTATATCGTAAAACATTGCTCGAGTACATCCTCAAGCATAGACGTCTTCACTGCATGCAAAtaaaacataacacaacaactgTAGCTAGCTAAATGTCGAATAAAAATCTAGCTAGTTAGctggctagcactagctaacctAAACACATTCGATTAGGAGGGCAGctaaaatgctaaagctaatagCTAGCTAGTTTGATAGCACCCGGCACAGGCAGCCCTGTGACTAGCTAGTACGACATGGTAATATAAATACCAAAGTGTACAACTGTTCGTGCAACAGAATAGAGCAAAAAATTCACCTCTTATCCTGGCTTTCATCCtcgatttcttttattttattcatt encodes:
- the sonb gene encoding uncharacterized protein sonb isoform X2; this translates as MATNIEQIFREFVMNKIKEIEDESQDKSHTGQVSTADVDSLCDLGTGLKKKAPPLETCSITDKATHPFSQDSSTKEESSTKHKKSKKHKKHKSKKKKKKRKEERESSSESESDGENQGSVKKKKRKKKKKQKEVEKEKKSGSRSGSSSASDSESEYESKLFSGTTELSTGEVLSKSELGNASNFKVSPDLPDIIPKLETAADKNKRIEGDHERKQSSSHSKTSRHKRSLRMQHSRSRSKKRKSRHRSRSRSPRRSQRSKSKSHSRKSPRRKSPQHRWRSRSRSGSQRHNRRSRSRHSRSRSRSERSRSRSRSTAVLKKKRSSRSTSRSASRHCSRNSKSRSQTQARHSTSRSRSKSQSFIKDKLSKNESQKKDEVPESKNKVSSEIELVTEKVGKDKSQTPPANSIRTVEEAKDGTISDGQVKGSWRPVPFLDDRSSTTIASGSSETKPSLKCITPELPFIVKDISAYTSDKSSNLEVVLKTKKKDEISSIELKDTQVKHSKSRSESSSPSPQRCSKSTSRKRSSSRSPVKQRRSRSLSRNSKRISKMSPSQRKRSKSRTRARHSKSKSPKTKQSKSHSPDKRKRSRTPDRRSRSRRRSRSRSRRSRSGSRRRRGGFRNRMFSQRDRWKREPSHSPVLILRKKRSTSRTRRSTSKTPPRLTELDKDQLLEIAKANAAAMCAKAGMPIPESLRPKAILQLPLPTPNPTPLSLPLPLPVNLPMGVQGVSNMTMNAAMASMTAATMTAALSSMGALATMPQLAPLPTITNKPPPSATPNLASIEEAKRKVTKQANSYSIKELTEKCKKIAESKEEMAIAKPHVSDDEEDEKPFGGVALKENKGITFSLCNPSVKPSVRSEAAFAKEFPVSSGSQHRKKEGDGAYGEWVPVDKKNDKAGSSLASTGSEDQSKDNDSVFPEAPSQPVDITLAVSERAVAQKRLAENPFDINAMCMLNRAQEQVDAWAQSNTIPGLFTGSTGAQVLSSEELSNSGPQAWIKKQVHCRRGVRPQRLTIVYLENLL
- the sonb gene encoding uncharacterized protein sonb isoform X1, translated to MATNIEQIFREFVMNKIKEIEDESQDKSHTGQVSTADVDSLCDLGTGLKKKAPPLETCSITDKATHPFSQDSSTKEESSTKHKKSKKHKKHKSKKKKKKRKEERESSSESESDGENQGSVKKKKRKKKKKQKEVEKEKKSGSRSGSSSASDSESEYESKLFSGTTELSTGEVLSKSELGNASNFKVSPDLPDIIPKLETAADKNKRIEGDHERKQSSSHSKTSRHKRSLRMQHSRSRSKKRKSRHRSRSRSPRRSQRSKSKSHSRKSPRRKSPQHRWRSRSRSGSQRHNRRSRSRHSRSRSRSERSRSRSRSTAVLKKKRSSRSTSRSASRHCSRNSKSRSQTQARHSTSRSRSKSQSFIKDKLSKNESQKKDEVPESKNKVSSEIELVTEKVGKDKSQTPPANSIRTVEEAKDGTISDGQVKGSWRPVPFLDDRSSTTIASGSSETKPSLKCITPELPFIVKDISAYTSDKSSNLEVVLKTKKKDEISSIELKDTQVKHSKSRSESSSPSPQRCSKSTSRKRSSSRSPVKQRRSRSLSRNSKRISKMSPSQRKRSKSRTRARHSKSKSPKTKQSKSHSPDKRKRSRTPDRRSRSRRRSRSRSRRSRSGSRRRRGGFRNRMFSQRDRWKREPSHSPVLILRKKRSTSRTRRSTSKTPPRLTELDKDQLLEIAKANAAAMCAKAGMPIPESLRPKAILQLPLPTPNPTPLSLPLPLPVNLPMGVQGVSNMTMNAAMASMTAATMTAALSSMGALATMPQLAPLPTITNKPPPSATPNLASIEEAKRKVTKQANSYSIKELTEKCKKIAESKEEMAIAKPHVSDDEEDEKPFGGVALKENKGITFSLCNPSVKPSVRSEAAFAKEFPVSSGSQHRKKEGDGAYGEWVPVDKKNDKAGSSLASTGSEDQSKDNDSVFPEAPSQPVDITLAVSERAVAQKRLAENPFDINAMCMLNRAQEQVDAWAQSNTIPGLFTGSTGAQVLSSEELSNSGPQAWIKKDQFLRAAPVSGGMGELLMRKMGWRAGEGLGKHREGTVEPIVIDFKTDRKGLVAEGEKTQKSGNLVVMKDLLGKHPVSALMELCNKKKWAQPEFVMVLHSGPDHRKNFLFKVIVNGCDYQPQTASPNKKHAKAMAATVALQAMGEVAGDNVHSGPVFTAATNT